The Paenibacillus sp. 481 DNA window CTTGCTGTACTTTTTCAGCCATGTCGTTCACTATGATTAGCTGCGGCTGCTCACCGCTACGGTTAAACGGCTCGGCCATTTCTCCTTCAGGCAATACCGATTGAGCGAGCTCCATAATATTTTGTGTGGAGCGATAGCTCTTCGTAAGGCGAATGACACCTACTTTGCGATCAGCGAACATATCCGCAACCGTACCAATCGTACCAATGCGGTTCGCTTCGTAAATAGCTTGGTTCCAGTCACCCAAAATCGTGAAGCGACTGCGCGGAAATAAGCGTGCGATGAGCGCATATTGGAATTGGGAATAGTCCTGTGCTTCGTCGATGACAACATGACGAATATGATTAAATGCATCAAAGCCTTCAATGCTTTCAATCATATACAGCAAAGGTGACGCGTCTTCGAACGGAATCGTCCCTTCTTCCAGTCGCTTCAACGTGCTTTGCCCAACCTGTTCTAACTGTTCAGGCAGCAACGTGCGTTCCTCCGCCTGTTCTGCCCAATGAGGCAGTTGCCTCATCATATCCGCGTACATCTCTTCCCACTCCACGAACCGTAAAGCACGAGCTTGAGCACGCATCGACTTCAGCCACTTTTTCACTTGCTTGCGACTCATAGCCCGTAGCTCTTCCTCTGTACCTAAATAGTTCGGTCGCGCAAGCAACTTGCGATACACGCGCTTCTCTTCACGTTTCGCCCAGTCTTTCAGTTCGTTAAGCACCCAATCTTTCAACTTGTCCATCCGTGCAGGCATCGACCAGTCCGCAAACGAACCGTAAAATTGTTCAGCCAAGCGCTCAGGCCCGATAATGACTCGCTTAGGCGTACCAAATGACAAAAAGCGCATACCTGATTGCTTCAATGAAGCAATATACGCATCCATCACGCGCATATAGTCATTTGAAGCCTTCCAACTTGCAGCTTGACGCTCCGTTTCTTTAACGAGTGACTGCGTATCCCGTTGCGGCTTATCCATAAGACGCTCAGCTTGATCGTATACGTCTTCTATGTTCCGAGAAGATACAAGACGGTGCTCAACGTACGATTGGTACGTTGTTTGCGTCATATTGGCCTCGCCTAGCTCTGGTAATATGTTAGACACATAATCGTTGAATAGATCATTTGGCGAGAACAATACGACCTGTTCTGAACGAATACTGTCTCTATATTTGTACAGCAAATAGGCAATTCGCTGCATAGCAGCCGACGTTTTACCACTGCCAGCAGCACCTTGTACGATGAGTACATCATGCTCATCATCACGTATAATTGCATTTTGCTCACGTTGAATCGTGCTAACGATGCTTTTCATCTTCGTATCGACGCTGCTGCGCTTTAACATCTCTTGCAGCATGTCGTCACCGATTTGAATACCCGTATCAAACACCGACTCTAAGCGGCTACTGCGAATTAAATACTGGCGCTTTAACGTCATGTTGCCATAGATCGTTTCAACTGGTGTCCGATACTTTACCGGACCTGGTGCATAATCGTAAAATAAACTGGCAATCGGTGTACGCCAGTCGTACACAATGTGTTCACCTGTGATATCATCTGATACCGACATCAGCCCGATGTACACAGGCAGCAACTCGGTATCTCCATCCTCCACAAAATCAACCCGCCCGAAATAAGGGGCATGAATGTGCTTGCGCAGCTTTTTCACCCATTTTGCTGCATGCGCCTGCACACGTTCGTGGTTGGCTAAATCTTTGGCTTGCTGCATGATACTGACATACGTCTCCAGCAATTCGTCTTGGTCGACCGTTACTTCATCCCAAAAATGACGCTTCATCTCCACGATTTCCGTGTTACGATCGGCCGCTGTCTGCTCAAGAGCGTGAATTTGACGATCCATTACTTGTAGCACACGCTGCAAATATTGTTCTTCTTGATTCATATTAGGAACGGTTCCACTCATGCGGCTGCTCCTTTCACCTTAGTATTGCGTTACTTAATGAAAGTATATATTATAACCACTTTTGCGCTCCATGCAATGGGTTGCTTGTTGAATAAGCATGAATCGCTCCAATTACTTCCTTATATTAGGTTCCGTACTTCGCGTATTATGCTACATTAAGCCCCGTGTAATGTACCTGCGCTTTGTGTATGATCCTCTAAAGCGTGTACATGTTTGACAAGCGTTCGTAACGCCGTCACGACACTTGATAGCGACATGCTTGGCGAATTCGGGTATGAAGCCGCTTGTTCAGGTAAAAATGGAATATGTACAAACCCAGCTGCACAGCTTCTATCCCAGGCGGCTGTCTCATGCATCAGCTCGTAAAAAATAGCGTTACACACAAAAGTACCTGCTGTATAGGAAATCGAACTAGGAATCCCTTGTTCATGCAAGGCACTGCGTATCGTTTTTACCGGTAAGGTCGTCCAGTAAGCAGCTGGTCCATTCGGGACGACGGGTACATCAATTGGCTGCTCCTTATCATTGTCCGGAATACGGGCATCTATTACATTAACAGCTACTCTTTCAAGGGTAATATCCGGTCTGCCTCCCGCTTGTCCCACACAGATGACCGCATCGGGCTTATGCTGCTGCATCGCAGCCCGCAACGTTGCTGCTGAACGGCGAAACGAAGTCGGAAGTTGGACCGCTCTAATGATGTAATCCTCTACCTGCTCGCCATCCAACTGGCGTACTGCTTCCCACGAAGGATTGATCGTCTCCTGACCGAAAGGGTCGAAGCCTGTTAGCAAAATCGTGTTCATACGTGCAGCTCCTCTCACATGCTCACATGTTTTTATTGTAGAAATATGGTATCCTTGTCCTCGTACGAAAGGAGTTCATCAGATGACACAACTAGATACTTCATCCTTATTACTGCTTGGCTTAGCTGGACTTGGCCTCTTAAGCGGCAATTCCGCCGTTACGATTGCCATGCTCGTGCTCTTATTGGTACGCGTAACGAATATGCACACCTTGTTTCCGTGGATTGAAAAATATGGCCTAACGATCGGCATTATCGTGCTCACTATTGGCGTGATGGCCCCGATTGCTAGCGGCAAATTGTCTGTCGAAACGATGCTGAAATCATTTCTGCACTGGAAATCAATCTTAGCCATAGCCGTCGGCATACTCGTTGCCTATTTAGGCGGTCGAGGTGCAAGCTTAATGAATGCTTCGCCAACGGTAGTAGCCGGACTACTCGTCGGCACCATTATCGGCGTAGCGTTGTTTCGCGGTGTACCTGTGGGGCCGCTTATTGCTGCTGGTATTTTATCTTTATTTATCGGAAAGTCGTGATCCGAATCTAAGTACATTTGATTGCGCGTTATGTTAATAGAAGCATCTTACGTGGGCAGTATCCGTATACTTTTATCATACTGCCAAATGAAGCCGCTCACAAATGTATTCTTTGATTTTCTTCGCATCTCACTTTATCCGCATTCGCACAAAAGTCATTTTTTTCAATTTAGCGGTTGACAACGCTTTAAAAACGATGCTAGAATCAACGAGCGGATGTAAATGAACTTATTACCAGTTCATTCATCTAGCTACTTTCGCAGAAAGGCAGGTGACTACCATGTTGTTAGTTATGATTAATTTGATTAACGTCGACGCACGTCAGACGACAATAACTAAATTTAATTATGGAGCCCTGCGGCGAGTATCAGATTGGCATATCCATATGCCAGCTTGATTCACTGTATCATACGCACACTACTCGACTAACATCGAGCATCAATGCGTACATACCGAGTGACTAACACTAAGCAGCTACGGGCGACATTACGCTCGTACGCATATATCCTTGAAGCAATAGGTATATCGTTCACGGACGATATGCCTTTTTTGTTTATAAAGAAATGAACAAAAGGAAGTGAGACTTTATGTTTGCGGTAATAGGCAAGCTCGGCTGGTTTTTTAAAGAGCACAAAACGAGGTATTTGATCGGATTAACAATGCTCATCGGAGTAGGTGTACTCGAACTTGTTCCGCCTCGATTGTTAGGTCAAGCGCTTGATGACATCGTATATGGAACGATTACGTGGGAATCACTTACTCGATACATCGTGTACATTTTACTCTCAATGGTGCTTATTTATGGGATTACGTACGTTTGGATGTATAACTTGTTTGGCGGTGCTTTTCTCGTTGAACGCAAGTTGCGTTCCAAGTTGATGGGACATTTGCTCAAAATGACGCCAACGTTTTTCGAAAAAAATCGCACTGGCGACCTGATGGCACGGGCAACGAACGATTTGCGATCCGTGTCTCAAACAGCAGGCTACGGCATGCTGCTTATTACGGACTCGACCATCTTTTTACTCACCGTCTTTTTTGCCATGATCTTTCTTATTCACTGGAAGCTCACGTTGATGGCGCTTCTGCCACTCCCTATTATTGCAATCGGGATGAAAGTGTTCGGTAAAAAAATTCATGAGCGTTACACGATTGCACAAGATGCATTCGGTAAAATGAATGACCAAGTGCTTGAATCGGTCGGTGGCGTACGTGTATTACGCGCTTATGTGCAAGAAAAACAGGATGAGCAACGGTTCCGCGACACTACACATGACGTGTACAAAAAGAATATGTCCGTCGCCAAAATCGACGCGCTGTTTGAGCCTACAATTAGCTTCTCTATTGGTTTAAGCTACATGATCGGTATCGTATATGGCGCTTATCTTATCATTCATAATGAGCTTACACTCGGACAATTGTTAGCTTTTAATATGTACCTAGGTATGATGATTTGGCCGATGTTCGCAATTGGCGATTTAATTAACGTCATGCAGCGCGGTAACGCATCTATCGACCGCGTTAATGAAGTATTGCATTATAAGCCGGATGTGCAGGATGAACAAGGAACAACGGATGTAACCGTTCCAGAAACATTCGTGTGGAAGGACTACCTATTCCGCTATCCTTCCTCTACAGTGAACAATTTGGAGCAGTTCTCATTGTCACTGCGCAAAGGACAGACGCTCGGTATCGTTGGCCGCACAGGCAGCGGGAAGTCTACCTTTATGAAGCAGCTCCTGCGTGAATATCCAGTAGGTGAAGGTCAGTTCCGCATAAATGGGGTTCCAGTTGATCGCCTTCCGCTTGATCGAATTCATAGCTGGATCGGCTACGTACCGCAGGAACAAATTTTGTTCTCTAAAACAGTGCAGCAAAATATTTTATACGGTAACACGGATGCTGATACCGAGACCGTTCTGCAAGCGATTGAAACAGCATCATTCACTCAAGATTTGCCGACATTGGCTCAAGGCCTAGAAACACTTGTCGGAGAAAAAGGGGTTGCCCTTTCTGGCGGTCAGAAACAGCGCGTATCACTCGCACGTGCATTTATCGCCAACCCTGAAATATTATTGTTAGACGATGCGCTATCAGCTGTAGACGCGCGCACCGAAGCAAACATTATTCGTAACATTCGTGAGCAACGCTCAGGCAAGACGACACTCATTACGACCCATCGTCTCTCTGCGATTGAACATGCAGATTGGATTATTGTGCTGGATGATGGCCGCATTGTGGAGCAAGGTACGCATGAACAATTGGTCGCTCATGGCGGATGGTACAAAGAACAATTTGAGCGTCAACAAATGGAGTCCAGCTTGTAATTTCGTCGGAACGACTGATTACCCTGGAATGAAAGGAGCTTTAACTCATGGTTGAGGAACAACAGATCGTCAAGCCGCGCAACGTCGGCAGGCGATTGTGGAAATATGCATTACATTTTAAAAAGACGTTTATACTGTCTTTGATCATGCTAACCGTTGCCGTCGGTGTTGGACTTTGCGGTCCCTTTATCGCGAAGACTATCATTGACCAACACATTTTAGGCATTGAGAAACCGTATTATGAGCTGACATCTTCATCTGACACGGAGGAATCCGTATCTTACGACGGGCGCACTTTTAAACGCGAAGATCGTTTCGCAGCAGGTGAAGCACGCGGTAAGCAAGTGCGTGTCCTACAAATAGGTACAACATTCGTGTTCGTTGACCGCGATGTACCTATATCAGGTGAACGTCAATATAATAACGGGACATTAACGATACAAAAAGACACCAAAACATGGTCAGCACCCGCTGTTAAAATGAGCTTAGACGATACGTTAGCCTTTTATCAGCCCGAAATTAAAGGCATTATGAAATGGACCGCTGTTTATGCACTATTGCTCTTATTTAGTGTCATTTTAAGCTTTGGTGAAACACTAGGCTTGCAAAAAGCTGCGAACCAAGTAATTCAGAAGCTGCGTGGCGACGTGTACGCTCACGTACAGCGTTTGCCGATTCCATACTTTGATAATTTACCCGCAGGTAAAGTTGTCTCCCGTATTACGAACGATACCGAGGCTGTAAAAGAGCTGTTTACATCGGTATTGACCCAGTTTGCGAGCGGCATTATTCATATTACAGGTATTTATATTGCACTCTTCATTTTGGATGTACAATTGGCTCTTATTTGTACCTTTTTAATTCCGATGATCGTGTTATGGATCGTGCTCTACCGTAAATTCGCGACACGCTACAACACGGTCATTCGCTCACGTTTAAGTGACATTAACGGGATGATCAACGAATCGATCCAAGGGATGCCTGTCATCCGCTCTTTCCGACGTCAACAGCAAACGATGGATGAGTTCGAACATATGAACAACGAGTATTTGACCTATCAAAATAAAATGCTGAACTTGAATGCGATTACGTCCCACAACTTGGTTAACGTGCTTCGCAACGTCGCAATCGCTGTCATCTTATGGCACTTTGCTGGCGCTAGTCTTAGTGGCAACAGTGCAGTTACGCTTGGCGTACTATATGCTTTCTCCGATTTGATCAATCGACTATTCCACCCGGTTACAGGAATGGTCAACCAACTGGCTAACCTTGATTCGTCGCTCGTATCTGCGGGTCGTGTATTCGAACTGATGGATGAACCAGGAGAAAGCGTAAAAGATGGAAGTATGCCGCGCTACAAGGGTCATGTAGAGTTTGATCAAGTATCGTTTGCTTACAAAGAGGATTATGTGTTGAAAAACATTAAGTTTGAAGCAAAACCAGGTCAAACCGTAGCACTTGTTGGTCATACGGGTTCGGGCAAAAGCTCCATTATGAACTTGTTGTTCCGCTTCTATGATCCGCAAAAAGGTGAAATTCGAATTGATGGCAAGTCAATAACGAGCATTCCGAAGCAATGGTTGCGCCAACATATGGGTATCGTGCTTCAAGATCCTTATTTATTTACAGGAACGATTGCTTCCAATGTTAGTTTGAACGACAAGAGTATTTCCCGGGAAAAGGTCGAAGCAGCGCTACTGGCTGTAGGTGCTGACCGTGTATTAAAGTCACTTCCTAACGGTTTTGATGAACCTGTTGTCGAAAAAGGAAGTACATTGTCTGCTGGGCAGCGTCAGCTGATCTCGTTTGCTCGTGCACTTGCTTTTGAGCCTGCTATCTTAATATTAGATGAAGCAACAGCTAACATTGACACGGAAACAGAAGCGATTATTCAAGAAGCACTTGAAGTGCTTAAACGTGGACGCACCACCTTTATGATCGCACACCGTTTATCGACGATTCGCAGTGCCGATTTAATTCTCGTCCTTCATCGCGGTGAAATTGTAGAGCAAGGCACACATGATGAACTGATTGAGATGAAGGGCCGCTATTATAAGATGTCTGAATTGCAGCAAGGTGGTACAAATGGAAAGAACGGGACGAATCCGACGGTTGGTTCAAATGCAAGTCCATCGGATGCTAGTCCTTCCTCGCCTGTAACAACGCTATCAGCTCCCCCTGTAGCCCAACCATCCGTTTAACATGAAGCGCCGCAACGATTATCGTTGCGGCGCTTTTTCCTATCAGCGATGAATTAGCTCATTATCGTAGCGAGCATTTATTTTTCACAAAATGGATTTGATTTTCCACTCTGTGCAGTTCTTGTTCGATTTCATCCGATAGCCCGCCCAGCGCTTTCGTCTTCAACGAATGGTACTCATCCTTTAACTTCGGCAAATCTTCATGCGCATTCGCACAATCGTATTCGCTGTTCAAATCCAATTATTCAGCCATTATTTACGTTTTCCTTTTGCTTTGTTGGCATCAGATGTACGTGTGCTCGTATTTTGGTTTGCGTGACCTTGTTGTTTGTGCGCCATATCGTGTATCCTCCTTATGAATGTACTTATTTTGAGATTCGATTCAAGCTTGGTGCTCGATGTGCTGCTTTTCTTAGCTTTAAGGTTGTGCTCGCTTCTTTAATGCTGGCATGATTTTGTTGGTTATGAATGCGTTCTGCCTTGTTATATGGCATCGGTAATTCACCTCCAACGTTAGACTGCCCCGCAGCACACATTTTATGATGATGCGCGGTCGTCATTTCTCTCCAGCTGTGCCTGCGTCATTCACATTAAAAAAGCAGCCCCATCAAAGGAGGCTGCTTTACAAACTTCATACTTATATTTCGTTATCCTATTCGCTAAAATCCCATGTCTCTTTGGACTAACTTTCCAACTTAAACTTGGACAGCTGATTGTCTAGATCTTTGCTAAGCGAGAGCAAACTGTCTGCAGAAGCAGCCATTTCCTCTGTTAACGCAGACTGCTGCTCTGTCGTAGAGGCTACTTGCAGCGTATATTCATTTGAACGCATAGAAATATCACTTAGCTGCTCCAGCAATGAAGAAACTTGACCGCAAGCATCTGCGATTTCCTTCGACACCGTTGTGCTTTCATGTACCTGCTCCGTTGTTCGCTGCAACGCATCAGCAATGACTAAAAACGCGCCATCTACATCTTGAACGGCTTTTAAACCGCGCGAGACAGCTTCTTGCTGGCGTTGTGCCGCCGCTTCTGTAATCGAGCGCTGTGCCTGAACACCAACGATCAAGTCCGTAATTTTCACAAGGGATAGCTTGGAGTGTTCAGCTAACTTTCTTACTTCTGTAGCTACAACTTGGAATCCTCGACCATGCTCTCCTGCACGCGCTGCTTCGATAGATGCATTGAGCGACAACAATTCGGTCTGCTTTACAACACCTTGAATAAAATGAACCGCCTCACTAATTTGCTTCATGCCCTCAGACAAACCTGACAATGCTTCATTCGTATCATCTGAAGCAGCGCGGATCGCTTTCATTTGATCAACCGTATGTACAACCACAACTCGTCCATCTTCTGCTTGACGGGACGATTGCTTCATCCAATCGGATACTTGAACAGATGATGCCGCAATTTGCTGCACACCAACAGCGATCTCCTGCATAGCACGCTGTGTCTCTTCCGTGCTTTGCATTTGCACGCTTGCGCCGTGTGCAACTTCAGACATTGCCGCACTTACCTCCTGTGCCGACGAGGCCGTCTCCTCCGCACCACGCTGCAACTCGTTGGATGCTGTCGCTACGTTGCGAGAAGCTTGCTGAACCTCACGCAATAGCTCGCTTAACCGTTCAATCATCTGATTAAAGACAGCTGCTAATCGACCGACTTCATCGTTGCCTTTCACACTTAGTGTGATCGATAAGTCACCTTGCGCAGCTTGTTCACTTAGTTTATGAATGACATTGAGTCCCCGTAGCTTGCGATGAATGTACCATCCAACTACCACGATGACGATCAATCCTAATGTAAGACTAATCACGATCGCATCGATCAAATAATCTATTAATTGTGCTTTGACAGTGGTGTAATCATAATCGATAACGAACAATGCCAGCATATTTCCAAATTCGTCACGCAGCGGTACCATACCTGTAATAAGGGTCATATCCGGATCATGCACATCAAATTCTTCCGTCATACCAACCTTATCAGTCAATGCTACTTGATAGGCTTGTAATAACTGTTCATTGAGTGGAAACGACTTATTCGAAGCTTTATCTTCCTTTTCAAACGCATCATTGCCTGCTAATATCCGAAATTTCTGCTCCTTACCTTCAGTCGGCTTCGCTTCAGGAATAAGCAAAAAAGCGTTTAGCACGTCATCCTGCGCTATTCCGTTTAAGCGGTAACGCAACAGATTCAGCAAATCATTCTTCACAGGCTCATCCGCTTTATGGCTCAGCAACATTTGTGACGCTTGTCGCATGGCACCAAGCAAATCTTTAAATTCCATTTTAGCAAGCAAGTGCTGCTTCTCTTGTAGTAAGAACATATAAGCGCTGCGTTCACTTTGGTATTCCCGAGTAATAAAAAATGTGCTCAAAGCCATAATAAAAATGGCGAGCACGGTAATTAATTTTGGCACTAAGCTGCGACGATACCAATCCATTAATGTACCCCCTAGATATTACGTCCTATTTATATCAATATTTGTATGTTCATATACATAGATGTCGAGATATGAAGGACCATACACTAATGGATTGTATCACACTTTAAACTAGCCGCATAGGTAAAATAAGCCTACTATAGGCCTATTTAATCGCATATTTTTTTGTGTAATATTTACATTATTTTTCAGTAAAATAAAAGATTCTTCTCGTTCTTACTTGTTCTTACCTGCTCTTACATGTTTCTACTTATGCCTTCTTATTATTCTCTGTTACCCTCCGAGTACAACACGGTCATCCACGAACTTGACGCCACGCACTTTTTCAAATTCATGTAACAAAGATTCAACCGTTAACGACTTCTTTTTTTCTGACGGAACATCAAGTACGATCCGCCCTTTATCCATCATAATGAGTCTGTTGCCAAGCCGGATCGCTTGCTCCATATTGTGTGTAACCATCAGGGTTGTGAGCTTCGTTGAAGCTACGATGTGCTCTGTTAACCGAGTAATCACTTCTGCTCTAGCAGGATCGAGTGCAGCTGTATGTTCATCTAGCAACAACAACTTCGGGCTCGTAAAAGTAGCCATTAACAAGCTTAGTGCTTGCCGCTCCCCTCCTGATAGCAACCCTACTTTAGCGAATAATCTGTCTTCTAGACCTAGACCTAGCGTGGCGAGCTGCTCACGATACCATGCGCGGCGCGCTCGATTCACTCCAAATCCAAGCCCTCTGCGTTGACCACGTGAATGGGCAATTGCTACATTTTCTTCGACGGTCATCGTCGGTGCTGTACCTGCCA harbors:
- a CDS encoding ABC transporter ATP-binding protein encodes the protein MFAVIGKLGWFFKEHKTRYLIGLTMLIGVGVLELVPPRLLGQALDDIVYGTITWESLTRYIVYILLSMVLIYGITYVWMYNLFGGAFLVERKLRSKLMGHLLKMTPTFFEKNRTGDLMARATNDLRSVSQTAGYGMLLITDSTIFLLTVFFAMIFLIHWKLTLMALLPLPIIAIGMKVFGKKIHERYTIAQDAFGKMNDQVLESVGGVRVLRAYVQEKQDEQRFRDTTHDVYKKNMSVAKIDALFEPTISFSIGLSYMIGIVYGAYLIIHNELTLGQLLAFNMYLGMMIWPMFAIGDLINVMQRGNASIDRVNEVLHYKPDVQDEQGTTDVTVPETFVWKDYLFRYPSSTVNNLEQFSLSLRKGQTLGIVGRTGSGKSTFMKQLLREYPVGEGQFRINGVPVDRLPLDRIHSWIGYVPQEQILFSKTVQQNILYGNTDADTETVLQAIETASFTQDLPTLAQGLETLVGEKGVALSGGQKQRVSLARAFIANPEILLLDDALSAVDARTEANIIRNIREQRSGKTTLITTHRLSAIEHADWIIVLDDGRIVEQGTHEQLVAHGGWYKEQFERQQMESSL
- a CDS encoding ABC transporter ATP-binding protein, which encodes MLHMERVSKFFNPNTVDEKLALSHIDLRLSPGDFVTIIGSNGAGKSTLMNMISGVLSPDLGTILIDGKHVTNVAEHKRSRYIGRVFQDPMAGTAPTMTVEENVAIAHSRGQRRGLGFGVNRARRAWYREQLATLGLGLEDRLFAKVGLLSGGERQALSLLMATFTSPKLLLLDEHTAALDPARAEVITRLTEHIVASTKLTTLMVTHNMEQAIRLGNRLIMMDKGRIVLDVPSEKKKSLTVESLLHEFEKVRGVKFVDDRVVLGG
- a CDS encoding DUF2524 domain-containing protein — translated: MNSEYDCANAHEDLPKLKDEYHSLKTKALGGLSDEIEQELHRVENQIHFVKNKCSLR
- a CDS encoding methyl-accepting chemotaxis protein, which encodes MDWYRRSLVPKLITVLAIFIMALSTFFITREYQSERSAYMFLLQEKQHLLAKMEFKDLLGAMRQASQMLLSHKADEPVKNDLLNLLRYRLNGIAQDDVLNAFLLIPEAKPTEGKEQKFRILAGNDAFEKEDKASNKSFPLNEQLLQAYQVALTDKVGMTEEFDVHDPDMTLITGMVPLRDEFGNMLALFVIDYDYTTVKAQLIDYLIDAIVISLTLGLIVIVVVGWYIHRKLRGLNVIHKLSEQAAQGDLSITLSVKGNDEVGRLAAVFNQMIERLSELLREVQQASRNVATASNELQRGAEETASSAQEVSAAMSEVAHGASVQMQSTEETQRAMQEIAVGVQQIAASSVQVSDWMKQSSRQAEDGRVVVVHTVDQMKAIRAASDDTNEALSGLSEGMKQISEAVHFIQGVVKQTELLSLNASIEAARAGEHGRGFQVVATEVRKLAEHSKLSLVKITDLIVGVQAQRSITEAAAQRQQEAVSRGLKAVQDVDGAFLVIADALQRTTEQVHESTTVSKEIADACGQVSSLLEQLSDISMRSNEYTLQVASTTEQQSALTEEMAASADSLLSLSKDLDNQLSKFKLES
- a CDS encoding DUF441 domain-containing protein; the encoded protein is MTQLDTSSLLLLGLAGLGLLSGNSAVTIAMLVLLLVRVTNMHTLFPWIEKYGLTIGIIVLTIGVMAPIASGKLSVETMLKSFLHWKSILAIAVGILVAYLGGRGASLMNASPTVVAGLLVGTIIGVALFRGVPVGPLIAAGILSLFIGKS
- the helD gene encoding RNA polymerase recycling motor HelD, with translation MSGTVPNMNQEEQYLQRVLQVMDRQIHALEQTAADRNTEIVEMKRHFWDEVTVDQDELLETYVSIMQQAKDLANHERVQAHAAKWVKKLRKHIHAPYFGRVDFVEDGDTELLPVYIGLMSVSDDITGEHIVYDWRTPIASLFYDYAPGPVKYRTPVETIYGNMTLKRQYLIRSSRLESVFDTGIQIGDDMLQEMLKRSSVDTKMKSIVSTIQREQNAIIRDDEHDVLIVQGAAGSGKTSAAMQRIAYLLYKYRDSIRSEQVVLFSPNDLFNDYVSNILPELGEANMTQTTYQSYVEHRLVSSRNIEDVYDQAERLMDKPQRDTQSLVKETERQAASWKASNDYMRVMDAYIASLKQSGMRFLSFGTPKRVIIGPERLAEQFYGSFADWSMPARMDKLKDWVLNELKDWAKREEKRVYRKLLARPNYLGTEEELRAMSRKQVKKWLKSMRAQARALRFVEWEEMYADMMRQLPHWAEQAEERTLLPEQLEQVGQSTLKRLEEGTIPFEDASPLLYMIESIEGFDAFNHIRHVVIDEAQDYSQFQYALIARLFPRSRFTILGDWNQAIYEANRIGTIGTVADMFADRKVGVIRLTKSYRSTQNIMELAQSVLPEGEMAEPFNRSGEQPQLIIVNDMAEKVQQASAVLGQISNEHVGSIAIIVKDEATAQHVHTALQQEHPDLRRVTKHTKQFVSGQWIVPSYLAKGLEFDSVIVFDADVSTYAHESDRKLFYTVCTRALHRLTFLAERQVTPFLRDASLQRNSSYEA
- the pcp gene encoding pyroglutamyl-peptidase I, producing MNTILLTGFDPFGQETINPSWEAVRQLDGEQVEDYIIRAVQLPTSFRRSAATLRAAMQQHKPDAVICVGQAGGRPDITLERVAVNVIDARIPDNDKEQPIDVPVVPNGPAAYWTTLPVKTIRSALHEQGIPSSISYTAGTFVCNAIFYELMHETAAWDRSCAAGFVHIPFLPEQAASYPNSPSMSLSSVVTALRTLVKHVHALEDHTQSAGTLHGA
- a CDS encoding ABC transporter ATP-binding protein codes for the protein MVEEQQIVKPRNVGRRLWKYALHFKKTFILSLIMLTVAVGVGLCGPFIAKTIIDQHILGIEKPYYELTSSSDTEESVSYDGRTFKREDRFAAGEARGKQVRVLQIGTTFVFVDRDVPISGERQYNNGTLTIQKDTKTWSAPAVKMSLDDTLAFYQPEIKGIMKWTAVYALLLLFSVILSFGETLGLQKAANQVIQKLRGDVYAHVQRLPIPYFDNLPAGKVVSRITNDTEAVKELFTSVLTQFASGIIHITGIYIALFILDVQLALICTFLIPMIVLWIVLYRKFATRYNTVIRSRLSDINGMINESIQGMPVIRSFRRQQQTMDEFEHMNNEYLTYQNKMLNLNAITSHNLVNVLRNVAIAVILWHFAGASLSGNSAVTLGVLYAFSDLINRLFHPVTGMVNQLANLDSSLVSAGRVFELMDEPGESVKDGSMPRYKGHVEFDQVSFAYKEDYVLKNIKFEAKPGQTVALVGHTGSGKSSIMNLLFRFYDPQKGEIRIDGKSITSIPKQWLRQHMGIVLQDPYLFTGTIASNVSLNDKSISREKVEAALLAVGADRVLKSLPNGFDEPVVEKGSTLSAGQRQLISFARALAFEPAILILDEATANIDTETEAIIQEALEVLKRGRTTFMIAHRLSTIRSADLILVLHRGEIVEQGTHDELIEMKGRYYKMSELQQGGTNGKNGTNPTVGSNASPSDASPSSPVTTLSAPPVAQPSV